The genomic window TACTTTTAGCACATCTTCTTTTTTAACACTGAGGTATTTCGCCCACTCTCTGCTATTGATATCAGGCTCACTTTCTATATCCGTTTCGCTGTTGAGGTAAACCATCTGGTTGTAGGCGAACGGCGAATATTCATCCCCTTCAATGTTGTTGTGGAAATAAGAAATGTAATAATCATAAGGATCTATCTCGCCACCACAGGCAAGATTTACGGCAATTTCGCCGAAAAAAGTAATCAGGAATACGCTAAAAATTAGCGATAACTTTTTGAACGTCTTCATTAGTAAAATGTTTTAAAAGGTCGGTGTCTAAATGGTAAAAAACGAGGTTCCGGTCTCTAGGGCTTAAATATCGGGATAAAAATCTAGAGGTAGAAAGTAAATCTTCAGTGGAAATCTGTTCCCACCTTACCACATCACCTTTTTTTAATCCGGCTGCAGGATAATCAATCAAAAGATCGTAAAGGATGGAATTTCCCCTCTGTTTAAAAAGTTTTTTATCCCCGAGCTGGATTTTGCCGATCCTTTTGGAGATACCCGCATATTGCCCGTTCCTGAATACCACCGCCCATTCAAAAATAGGTAGGGCTACATCAAGAGGCAAGGGATATCGCTCAAGGTAATCTTTTAGGTAAAGATCCATTTCATGTTGATCCAATATCGAATTCTGCTCGCCATATTTACGCAGGTTACCCATGTTGTAACACATTAAAATGGCCTTTTCTACTGGTGGCACCCCACTTGATACGATGTTTTTAACCTGATGCAATCTTAAGGTTACCGAAATGGTTTTTCCCTTTAAAAGCGGGTTAGCGCTTAATTGTTCTAAGAATTTAAAATACCTGTTTCTGGTACCCTTGGTCCAATCACAATCAATCTGTAGTTCCGCATAATTTTGCTTTCCGGCCTGTTTTACCTTTGCAGCTACAAATTTGACAATGCGATCGGCCATAACCGCTGTTTGCATAGTATCAATCTTGTTAAAAACCTCGTTAACGATAAACACAACAGGGATAATGTCGATCTGTTTAGGTAGCGGATCTGAAAATTTAATCGGCGAAACAGGTACAGGCAATTGCAGATCCGGATTAAAATCTACATCCATAATCCGCACGTATAGAGATTTAGATTTAAATTGATCAAGATAACTGGTTTCTTCCTTTTTGTTCTGATAATCCGTTTTCCAATAATAAAAAGTAGAATGAACAATTGATTTTTGCTTACAACCCAGGAAGAGAAACACAGAAATCACTAAAATACTTATCTTGCGCATATCAATTTTATTGAGCAAAAGTAGTATAAAATGCGAGCAGTTTTACAAAGAGTTACACAGGCAAGTTGCACGGTTGACGGTGAGGTTACGGGAGCGATTGATAACGGATTTTTAGTGTTGTTAGGCATTGAAGATGCAGATGCTTTAGAGGATTTGGATTGATTAGCACAGAAAATTATCGGTATGCGTGTTTTTGGAGATGAAAACGGAATGATGAATAAAGCACTTGCCGATGTGGGTGGAGATATTTTATTGATCAGTCAGTTTACCTTATTTGCATCTACCAAAAAAGGAAATCGTCCGGGTTTTACAAGGGCAGCACGACCGGATGTGGCGATTCCACTTTACGAGAAAATGATCGAAAAGCTATCGGCTTTATTGGGCAAAAAAGTAAAAACCGGAATTTTTGGTGCTGATATGAAAATAGCACTTTTAAACAATGGACCAGTTACAATTTTGATTGATACAAAAGATAAGGAATAATTAAATTTAAACAATAGCGGCGTAACTTATTAAGTCTTAAATTGTCAAAAAACAATATTATTATTCCAAAATTTAACCTAAGCTAATATGAAGGATAAAAATCCGAACCGGCTAGTGGAGTACAGTTGTCTTGCGTTTTTTCTGATTTTAAAATTAGTATTATCTTTTGTTTTGGTCAATTCAGTTTACGAATTGCACCGTGATGAATTTCTGCATTTAGATCAGGCGAACCATCCCGCTGCGGGTTTCACCTCTGTTCCGCCGTTAACCTCGCTATTTTCATGGCTTATTAAAGCTTTTGGCAATGGATATTTTGTGGTAAAACTAGTTCCTGCATTATTAGGTGCCTTCACTATATTGTACTGCTGGAAAATTGTCGGTTTTTTAAAGGGTAACCTACTGGCCAAATGCCTGGTTGCTGTAGCCTGCCTGTGTTCTGCTCTGCTCAGGCTAAATACGCTTTACCAGCCCAATTCTTTCGATGTTTTGGCCTGGACAGCTATATTCTATTATCTGTTAAAATATTTCGATAAAAACGAAGCCAGATACCTGTATGCCTTTGCCATTTTTGTCGCTTTAGGTTTTTTAAATAAATACAACATCCTTTTTCTCATAATTGGTTTACTACCAGCTATACTCATTACATCAAAGCGAAAAATATTTACCAATAAACATCTTTATCTGGCCATTTTACTGGCGCTTTTAATCATTTCGCCCAATGTAATCTGGCAGATTGACAATCACTTTCCGGTGCTCGCCCACATGAAACTTTTACAGGCAACTCAGTTGGTTCATGTAAACCGGATTGATTTTTTTATCGGACAGTTCCTCTTTTTTATCAGTTCGATCTTTATTCTTTTAGCAGGCATTGGTAGCCTGATTTTTTATAAGGATTTCAGCAAATACAGATGGATTATTCTCTCCTATCTGTTTACACTTATTGTATTTAGCTATTTTAAGGCAAAAGATTATTATGCATTAGGCTTATATCCGGTTTTACTGGCTTTTGGTGCGCATTATTTAAGTCGGGTTTTAGCAAAGAATTATGCATTAACGGGATTACTGTTTGCCTTTAATATTGGCTCGTTCATTTATTTGATACCGCTTATTATGCCGGTTTATAGTCCTGGTGAAATTGTAGCACATCATAAGAGATTTGAACGGGTAGGTGCCTTGCGATGGGAAGACGGGAGAAACCACCAGCTGCCACAAGATTATGCCGATATGCAGGGCTGGAAAGAATTGGCAGCACTTGTTGATGTTGCTTACGGAAAGGTTAAAGATAAATCTACCGTATTGGTACGTGCCGATAATTATGGACAAGCTGGTGCGATTAACTATTATTCAAAATATAAAAATATAAATGCTGTATCGTATAATGCCGATTATCTTTATTGGTTTAAAATGGATAAACCGATCAAGGATTTAATTATGATCACCGAATGGAACGATGAAGATCCACAGCGTAAGAGAGAGCAGCCGTTTTTTGTCAAGATTACCAAAATTGGGGAAATAAAAACACCTTATGTGAGAGAAGAAGGCGCAGGCGTTTTTTTGCTTGAAGGTGCCAATATCGAAGTGAGCAGTATTATAAAATCAGAAATAGAAGAAGAAAAACATGACCATTAAGGAAGCACAGGAAACCGTAGACCGTTGGATTAAAACCACGGGCATCCGCTATTTTAACGAACTTACCAACACTGCCATTTTGATGGAAGAAGTTGGAGAAGTTGCGCGGATTATGGCGCGTAAGTATGGAGAGCAGTCATTTAAAAAAAGCGAAGAAGAAGTAAACCTTGCCGATGAAATGGCCGATGTAATGTTCGTTTTAATCTGTCTGGCTAATCAAACAGGCATAAACCTTACCGATGCTTTAGAAAAGAACCTGGAAAAAAAGAGCATTCGCGATGCAGATAGGCACAAGAATAATGAGAAGCTTAAGTGAATTATTGAGTGATTGAATTTTGACTGAGTGAATGAAGGGTATTTAATAACATTCAATCATTCA from Flavobacterium sp. W4I14 includes these protein-coding regions:
- a CDS encoding hypothetical protein (product_source=Hypo-rule applied), translating into MRKISILVISVFLFLGCKQKSIVHSTFYYWKTDYQNKKEETSYLDQFKSKSLYVRIMDVDFNPDLQLPVPVSPIKFSDPLPKQIDIIPVVFIVNEVFNKIDTMQTAVMADRIVKFVAAKVKQAGKQNYAELQIDCDWTKGTRNRYFKFLEQLSANPLLKGKTISVTLRLHQVKNIVSSGVPPVEKAILMCYNMGNLRKYGEQNSILDQHEMDLYLKDYLERYPLPLDVALPIFEWAVVFRNGQYAGISKRIGKIQLGDKKLFKQRGNSILYDLLIDYPAAGLKKGDVVRWEQISTEDLLSTSRFLSRYLSPRDRNLVFYHLDTDLLKHFTNEDVQKVIANF
- a CDS encoding D-Tyr-tRNAtyr deacylase (product_source=COG1490; cath_funfam=3.50.80.10; cog=COG1490; pfam=PF02580; superfamily=69500) produces the protein MRAVLQRVTQASCTVDGEVTGAIDNGFLVLLGIEDADALEDLD
- a CDS encoding D-tyrosyl-tRNA(Tyr) deacylase (product_source=TIGR00256; cath_funfam=3.50.80.10; cog=COG1490; pfam=PF02580; superfamily=69500; tigrfam=TIGR00256); its protein translation is MRVFGDENGMMNKALADVGGDILLISQFTLFASTKKGNRPGFTRAARPDVAIPLYEKMIEKLSALLGKKVKTGIFGADMKIALLNNGPVTILIDTKDKE
- a CDS encoding hypothetical protein (product_source=Hypo-rule applied; pfam=PF13231; transmembrane_helix_parts=Inside_1_11,TMhelix_12_34,Outside_35_73,TMhelix_74_96,Inside_97_102,TMhelix_103_125,Outside_126_153,TMhelix_154_185,Inside_186_196,TMhelix_197_216,Outside_217_243,TMhelix_244_266,Inside_267_272,TMhelix_273_290,Outside_291_294,TMhelix_295_317,Inside_318_323,TMhelix_324_346,Outside_347_513), with protein sequence MKDKNPNRLVEYSCLAFFLILKLVLSFVLVNSVYELHRDEFLHLDQANHPAAGFTSVPPLTSLFSWLIKAFGNGYFVVKLVPALLGAFTILYCWKIVGFLKGNLLAKCLVAVACLCSALLRLNTLYQPNSFDVLAWTAIFYYLLKYFDKNEARYLYAFAIFVALGFLNKYNILFLIIGLLPAILITSKRKIFTNKHLYLAILLALLIISPNVIWQIDNHFPVLAHMKLLQATQLVHVNRIDFFIGQFLFFISSIFILLAGIGSLIFYKDFSKYRWIILSYLFTLIVFSYFKAKDYYALGLYPVLLAFGAHYLSRVLAKNYALTGLLFAFNIGSFIYLIPLIMPVYSPGEIVAHHKRFERVGALRWEDGRNHQLPQDYADMQGWKELAALVDVAYGKVKDKSTVLVRADNYGQAGAINYYSKYKNINAVSYNADYLYWFKMDKPIKDLIMITEWNDEDPQRKREQPFFVKITKIGEIKTPYVREEGAGVFLLEGANIEVSSIIKSEIEEEKHDH
- a CDS encoding NTP pyrophosphatase (non-canonical NTP hydrolase) (product_source=COG1694; cath_funfam=1.10.3420.10; cog=COG1694; pfam=PF03819; superfamily=101386) — protein: MTIKEAQETVDRWIKTTGIRYFNELTNTAILMEEVGEVARIMARKYGEQSFKKSEEEVNLADEMADVMFVLICLANQTGINLTDALEKNLEKKSIRDADRHKNNEKLK